In the genome of Ignavibacteriales bacterium, one region contains:
- the upp gene encoding uracil phosphoribosyltransferase has product MKKNNFILIEHPLVKRDVSILRDVNTQQESFRGAVKRLANVLAVEIGKGLKLSEFNLNTPLESTTGHRLNQDVVLVPVLRAGLGMVSGFIELIPEAKVGHIGLQRDEETLTPVEYYYKTPKDISRSKVILLDPMLATGGSASEAIKYLKKRGAIDIVFACLVAAPKGVDRISNDHPDVKIFGAALDRELNDKGYILPGLGDAGDRTFGTL; this is encoded by the coding sequence ATGAAAAAAAATAATTTTATTCTGATTGAACATCCATTAGTTAAAAGAGATGTATCAATACTTCGTGATGTAAACACACAACAGGAATCATTCCGAGGTGCAGTAAAGCGGTTGGCAAATGTTCTTGCTGTGGAAATCGGCAAGGGATTAAAACTAAGTGAGTTCAATCTAAATACTCCTCTTGAATCAACAACAGGACATAGATTAAACCAGGACGTTGTTCTTGTACCAGTGCTTCGTGCCGGACTTGGAATGGTAAGCGGGTTTATAGAATTAATTCCCGAAGCAAAAGTCGGTCACATAGGTTTGCAAAGGGATGAAGAAACTCTAACTCCGGTTGAATACTATTATAAAACACCGAAGGACATTAGCAGATCAAAAGTAATTTTGCTTGATCCTATGCTTGCTACCGGCGGCAGCGCGTCGGAAGCGATTAAGTATTTGAAGAAACGCGGCGCAATTGATATTGTATTTGCATGCCTGGTTGCAGCACCAAAAGGCGTTGATCGGATTTCAAACGACCATCCTGACGTTAAAATATTTGGCGCAGCATTAGACAGGGAATTAAATGATAAAGGATATATACTGCCCGGTTTAGGCGATGCAGGAGACAGAACATTTGGTACACTCTAA
- the eutM gene encoding ethanolamine utilization microcompartment protein EutM, with the protein MTLDALGMIETKGLVGAIEAADAMVKAAKVELIGKETIGGGYVTVMVRGDVGAVKAATDAGAAAAQRVGELVSVHVIPRPHSEVESILPKKK; encoded by the coding sequence ATGACGCTTGACGCACTTGGTATGATCGAAACAAAGGGGCTGGTCGGTGCAATTGAAGCAGCCGACGCAATGGTTAAAGCTGCAAAAGTTGAACTTATCGGCAAAGAAACTATCGGCGGCGGTTATGTAACCGTTATGGTTCGCGGTGATGTGGGAGCAGTTAAAGCTGCGACTGATGCTGGTGCAGCGGCAGCTCAGCGTGTAGGAGAACTTGTTTCAGTACATGTGATTCCACGCCCGCATTCTGAAGTTGAATCAATTCTTCCAAAGAAAAAATAA
- a CDS encoding bifunctional (p)ppGpp synthetase/guanosine-3',5'-bis(diphosphate) 3'-pyrophosphohydrolase: protein MEAHKNDLRASGDPYFTHPFEVSMIVAEEFPLDDVTVISSLLHDVVEDTDFNLEMLAKEFGKEVAEIVDGVTKISGIFKGQDFTKAENYRKLLLSMVKDVRVILVKFADRLHNMRTLEFVNPDKQRRIAQETLEIYAPFANRFGLGKVKWELEDLSFKYLNREAYEDLVKKVIGKRKERESYIKKFSDPIKDKLTENKLLYEISGRPKHLYSIYRKMVRRNKPFEEIYDLFAVRIILDTENSYDCYTTLGIVNQMYLPVPDRFKDYISIPKTNNYQSIHTTVVGPEGRLVEVQIRTNKMHEVAEKGVAAHWRYKENKSASDKDLENWVNWIRDIFENASKEDARKELLESFKLNLYQDEIYVFTPKGELRRLPVNSTPVDFAFEIHSKVGYHCIGAKINGKIVPLDTVLHSGDQVEIISSKNQHPNKNWLKFVTTHKAKSAIRKWINKEEEEIINSGKEVWEKKIKKLKLVFTQSDITKLVTNLKYDNPRQFFKAIAQGKLNIDEVLTATREKERKDRAPVLEFDNFANISRADVGGVVIDGKDSGIMYSYAKCCSPIPGDPIIGYITVGEGIKIHRKTCNNLIKITQTDESKLVPVHWPKTETSLFVAGLTVMGEDSPGILNEISHAIVSYQNTNIKSININTSDSTFDGNVTVYVHDLEHLNRIIERLKKLKGVYSVERFEYA from the coding sequence ATGGAAGCGCACAAGAACGACCTTCGTGCTTCCGGTGATCCGTACTTTACTCATCCGTTCGAAGTCTCAATGATCGTTGCGGAAGAATTTCCCCTTGATGACGTTACAGTAATTTCAAGCTTGCTTCACGATGTGGTTGAGGATACAGATTTTAATCTTGAAATGCTTGCTAAAGAATTCGGGAAAGAAGTTGCGGAAATTGTTGACGGTGTAACAAAGATAAGCGGCATCTTTAAAGGTCAGGATTTTACGAAAGCAGAAAATTACAGAAAGCTTCTTCTTTCAATGGTGAAAGATGTTCGGGTTATACTTGTAAAGTTTGCTGACCGTCTTCATAATATGCGGACTCTTGAATTTGTTAATCCTGATAAGCAAAGAAGGATTGCACAGGAAACACTTGAGATATACGCACCCTTTGCAAACAGGTTCGGTCTCGGTAAAGTAAAATGGGAACTTGAAGATCTTTCCTTTAAATACTTAAACAGGGAAGCTTATGAGGACCTTGTAAAGAAAGTGATCGGCAAAAGGAAAGAACGGGAATCATATATAAAAAAATTCAGTGATCCCATAAAAGATAAACTGACTGAAAACAAACTACTTTATGAAATAAGCGGCAGACCCAAACATCTGTACAGCATTTACAGGAAGATGGTAAGGCGTAACAAACCGTTTGAAGAAATCTATGATCTGTTTGCTGTTAGAATAATTCTTGATACGGAAAACTCATACGATTGTTATACAACACTCGGAATTGTTAACCAGATGTATCTTCCGGTGCCTGACAGGTTTAAGGATTACATTTCAATTCCCAAAACAAATAATTACCAGTCAATACACACAACAGTTGTGGGTCCCGAAGGCAGACTTGTAGAAGTTCAGATCAGAACAAACAAAATGCACGAAGTTGCTGAGAAAGGTGTTGCAGCACACTGGCGATATAAAGAAAATAAAAGTGCTTCGGACAAGGATCTGGAGAACTGGGTAAACTGGATAAGAGATATTTTTGAAAACGCTTCCAAAGAAGATGCAAGAAAAGAACTGCTGGAAAGTTTTAAACTCAATCTTTACCAGGATGAAATTTATGTGTTCACACCAAAGGGTGAATTAAGAAGACTGCCTGTTAATTCCACTCCGGTTGATTTTGCGTTTGAGATTCACAGTAAGGTTGGTTATCACTGTATTGGCGCAAAGATAAACGGAAAAATAGTTCCTCTTGATACTGTATTACATAGCGGTGACCAGGTAGAAATCATTTCATCAAAGAACCAGCATCCGAATAAAAACTGGTTAAAGTTTGTCACGACTCACAAAGCCAAATCCGCAATCCGGAAATGGATCAACAAAGAAGAGGAAGAGATAATAAACTCAGGTAAGGAAGTCTGGGAAAAGAAAATCAAAAAACTCAAACTTGTATTTACCCAGAGTGACATTACAAAGCTGGTTACAAATCTTAAGTATGATAATCCCCGCCAGTTCTTCAAAGCGATTGCACAGGGTAAACTAAACATTGATGAAGTGCTTACCGCAACAAGGGAAAAGGAAAGAAAAGACAGGGCGCCTGTACTCGAGTTTGATAACTTTGCGAATATTTCCCGCGCTGATGTCGGCGGCGTTGTAATTGACGGAAAAGATTCCGGCATAATGTATTCTTACGCAAAATGCTGCAGCCCCATTCCCGGTGATCCTATAATCGGTTATATAACGGTTGGAGAAGGAATAAAAATCCACAGGAAAACATGTAACAACCTGATAAAAATAACTCAGACAGATGAAAGCAAACTTGTTCCTGTTCATTGGCCCAAAACTGAAACATCATTATTTGTTGCAGGCTTAACAGTAATGGGCGAAGACAGCCCCGGAATATTGAATGAAATTTCTCACGCTATCGTTTCATACCAGAATACTAACATCAAATCGATTAACATAAACACAAGTGATTCAACATTTGACGGCAACGTAACAGTTTATGTTCATGACCTTGAACATCTCAACAGGATAATTGAACGGCTAAAAAAATTAAAAGGGGTTTATTCCGTTGAACGGTTTGAATATGCCTGA
- a CDS encoding S41 family peptidase encodes MNNLFKKILFTSAILIIFSGFFPGQGDIYFEISKNIDVFGKVYKEISLNYVDEINPEEFMRAGIRGMLNSLDPYTIFIDENKKDEIDLITNGKYGGVGISIGVRGDEVTVVEVLDGYSAQKQGVRIGDVLIEADGQKISSENVDEISTYVKGEPGTQVEIKIIRNESKDTLLFNLIREEVLIKNITYYGFYPPESNNAYIKLSNFSRSAGDEVKKALKDLKSQKDIKSIILDLRGNPGGLLDVAVDICDKFLEKDKLIVSTKGRDLASEKKYFSVQEPMSGDSRIVLLINEGSASASEIVAGAIQDQDRGVILGVKSFGKGLVQTISPLSYNTSLKITTAKYYTPSGRCIQKIDYTQKNKVMAVTDSIDNGTYYTPNKRIVYGGGGITPDSTVEFKIEGDVTKDLLAKGMFFKFANSYYEGNASSKLSEIKNEKLFASFISFLEKQKYLYQSDAEKQIDKLIEDVHKKKMDTSLSDDLKKIRKQFETLDNSEYKIYEDEILREIKIELAARYTGTEGKITASLEGDKQFQAALKIATNEKIYNGILHN; translated from the coding sequence ATGAATAATCTATTTAAAAAGATTTTATTCACTTCTGCAATACTGATAATCTTTTCCGGGTTTTTCCCCGGACAGGGAGATATCTATTTTGAAATTTCGAAAAATATAGATGTGTTCGGAAAAGTATATAAAGAAATTTCCTTGAACTACGTCGATGAAATTAATCCTGAAGAATTTATGCGTGCCGGAATTAGGGGAATGTTGAACTCACTGGACCCTTACACAATTTTTATAGATGAAAATAAAAAAGATGAAATTGATTTAATCACCAATGGAAAATATGGAGGAGTAGGAATATCAATAGGTGTACGCGGTGATGAAGTGACTGTTGTCGAGGTTCTTGACGGATACTCTGCTCAAAAACAGGGAGTACGTATTGGCGATGTTCTGATTGAAGCTGATGGTCAAAAAATTTCTTCAGAAAATGTGGATGAGATTTCGACCTATGTAAAAGGTGAACCGGGAACTCAGGTAGAGATTAAAATAATAAGGAATGAGTCAAAGGATACACTGTTGTTTAATCTTATCAGGGAGGAAGTTTTAATTAAGAACATTACTTACTATGGTTTCTATCCCCCCGAAAGTAATAACGCGTATATAAAACTTTCCAACTTCAGCCGTTCCGCAGGAGATGAAGTTAAAAAAGCGTTGAAGGATTTGAAAAGTCAGAAGGATATAAAATCAATTATCCTGGATTTGCGCGGTAACCCCGGCGGTTTACTTGATGTTGCTGTAGACATTTGCGATAAGTTTCTTGAAAAAGATAAGCTGATAGTATCAACAAAAGGAAGAGACCTTGCCTCTGAGAAAAAATATTTTTCTGTTCAGGAACCAATGTCGGGTGATTCAAGAATAGTTCTCTTAATAAATGAAGGATCAGCCTCAGCATCAGAGATTGTTGCTGGTGCTATTCAGGATCAGGACCGCGGAGTAATACTTGGTGTAAAATCTTTCGGTAAAGGTTTAGTGCAGACAATTAGTCCGCTTAGTTACAATACTTCATTAAAGATAACCACCGCAAAATATTACACACCAAGCGGCAGATGTATTCAGAAAATTGATTACACTCAGAAGAATAAAGTGATGGCAGTGACCGACTCAATTGACAACGGGACTTATTACACTCCGAACAAAAGAATAGTTTACGGCGGCGGCGGGATAACTCCCGATTCAACAGTCGAATTTAAAATTGAAGGCGATGTAACAAAAGATCTTCTTGCAAAAGGGATGTTCTTCAAATTTGCAAATTCATATTATGAAGGAAATGCTTCATCAAAACTGAGTGAAATTAAAAATGAAAAGTTGTTTGCTTCATTTATTTCTTTCCTTGAAAAACAGAAATACCTGTATCAGAGCGACGCGGAAAAACAGATCGATAAACTGATTGAAGATGTTCATAAAAAGAAAATGGATACTTCGCTTTCCGATGATCTGAAAAAAATCAGGAAGCAGTTTGAAACACTTGATAACAGTGAGTACAAAATTTATGAAGATGAGATACTCAGGGAAATAAAAATAGAACTGGCTGCAAGATACACTGGTACTGAAGGAAAGATAACAGCTTCATTAGAAGGTGACAAACAATTCCAGGCGGCATTAAAGATAGCTACTAATGAAAAAATTTATAACGGGATTTTGCATAACTAG
- the tmk gene encoding dTMP kinase, producing the protein MFITFEGIDFCGKSTQAELLKDYLIKKGKKVEFIREPGGTEISEKIRTILLDKKNSNMFMETEFLLFSASRAQLVREKIRPYLEQGYYVISDRFHDSATAYQGFGRGVSLESVMHVHKLAIGSTVPDLTFIIDITVKEAQRRKSLKETSELDRIEVAGSSFYEKVRAGYISLAAEDPRFKIIDGTRQIESVHKTIIEEISLFEMKENYDE; encoded by the coding sequence ATGTTCATAACATTTGAAGGCATAGACTTCTGCGGAAAATCAACTCAGGCGGAATTATTAAAAGATTATCTGATCAAAAAAGGAAAGAAAGTCGAGTTCATACGTGAACCCGGCGGAACTGAAATTTCTGAGAAAATCAGAACCATTCTCTTGGACAAAAAAAACAGTAATATGTTTATGGAGACAGAGTTTTTACTTTTTTCAGCTTCCCGGGCTCAGTTGGTGCGGGAAAAAATCCGCCCTTACCTTGAACAGGGATATTATGTAATTTCAGACCGGTTTCATGATTCCGCAACCGCTTACCAGGGATTCGGAAGAGGTGTTTCGCTGGAATCAGTTATGCATGTACATAAACTTGCAATTGGAAGTACGGTACCTGATCTGACTTTCATTATTGATATAACTGTGAAAGAAGCGCAGAGAAGAAAATCTTTGAAAGAAACTTCCGAGCTTGACAGGATTGAAGTTGCCGGTTCATCATTTTATGAAAAAGTCCGTGCGGGATATATATCACTTGCCGCAGAGGATCCGCGATTCAAAATTATAGACGGAACCAGGCAAATTGAATCCGTACACAAAACAATTATTGAAGAGATTTCACTTTTTGAAATGAAGGAGAATTACGATGAATAA
- a CDS encoding FAD-dependent oxidoreductase has translation MIHPARIIIIGGSAAGAAAAAKAKRVSPVTDVILFEKSPYISTGVCEIPYVISGDIEDYRKLIFYDPEKFSSEKSVRVFVNHLVESIDRQKKNISVRDLITGETKNNSYDKLIITTGSKSIELPKFDPFLKNVFYIKSIPDLKKYLEYKKNNQVKSAAVVGAGLLGLEMVDALRSTGIETSLFEKNSHPFPSAEKEIQLLINELLNKKDVNFYSNAADIKPFIEQNKIRSIKLDGRVLEYDVYFVTAGVKPDTSLFEKSKIEIGRSGGIRVDNKLNTSDSNIYAAGDCIEVMNFVTRRYEVIPLATFSRDYGHIAGANAAGENIRTNPVVKNISVKIFDKYFASCGITTEEAKSQRISFKYVDASVPNLVTVMPGAENVYGKILFSTDNKKILGASFFGGREVSGYSDLISGLISAGQEISVLSKINFNYTPPLSSFKNLLSVLGRKSLNV, from the coding sequence ATGATTCACCCCGCTAGAATAATAATCATTGGCGGAAGCGCTGCGGGAGCGGCTGCGGCTGCCAAAGCAAAACGGGTTAGTCCTGTTACTGATGTTATTCTCTTCGAAAAATCTCCTTACATATCAACCGGCGTTTGTGAAATTCCGTATGTGATTTCTGGCGATATTGAAGACTATAGAAAACTTATTTTTTATGATCCTGAAAAATTCTCATCTGAAAAAAGTGTACGAGTTTTTGTTAACCATTTGGTGGAATCAATCGACAGACAGAAAAAAAATATTTCTGTTCGTGATCTGATAACTGGTGAAACAAAAAATAATTCTTATGACAAATTAATTATCACAACGGGTTCAAAAAGTATTGAGCTGCCGAAGTTTGATCCGTTCCTTAAAAATGTATTTTATATTAAATCCATCCCTGACCTTAAAAAATATTTAGAATACAAAAAAAACAACCAGGTTAAATCAGCCGCTGTTGTTGGCGCGGGTTTACTCGGACTTGAAATGGTCGATGCACTTCGTTCAACAGGTATTGAAACATCTCTGTTTGAAAAGAACTCACATCCTTTTCCATCCGCTGAGAAAGAAATTCAATTACTAATAAATGAATTGTTGAATAAAAAAGATGTGAACTTTTATTCAAATGCTGCTGATATAAAACCATTTATTGAGCAGAACAAAATCAGAAGTATTAAACTTGACGGAAGAGTTTTAGAATATGATGTTTACTTTGTTACAGCGGGAGTAAAGCCCGATACATCATTATTTGAAAAATCTAAAATCGAAATCGGCAGATCAGGCGGAATAAGAGTTGATAATAAACTAAACACAAGTGATTCAAATATTTATGCCGCAGGTGATTGTATTGAAGTAATGAATTTTGTAACGAGACGATATGAGGTTATCCCGCTTGCAACTTTCTCAAGAGATTACGGGCACATTGCAGGCGCAAATGCCGCCGGTGAAAATATCAGGACAAATCCGGTTGTTAAAAATATTTCAGTAAAAATATTCGATAAATATTTTGCTTCCTGCGGAATAACAACTGAAGAAGCAAAATCACAGCGAATAAGTTTTAAATATGTCGATGCCTCTGTTCCGAATCTCGTAACCGTAATGCCCGGCGCTGAAAATGTATATGGAAAAATATTATTCTCAACTGATAACAAAAAAATTCTCGGCGCATCTTTCTTTGGAGGAAGGGAAGTGTCAGGCTACAGTGATCTAATTTCAGGATTGATTTCAGCAGGACAGGAAATATCAGTTCTTTCAAAAATCAATTTTAACTATACACCTCCGCTGTCATCATTTAAAAATTTATTATCAGTATTAGGCAGAAAATCTTTAAACGTTTAA
- the der gene encoding ribosome biogenesis GTPase Der: MNTPLVVIVGRPNVGKSTLFNRLVGKRDAIVDDVSGVTRDRNYGEVEWAGKEFRLIDTGGYVPNSPDLFETAIREQVEIAVAESDAIIFLVDAKAGLNPMDVEIARMLRVSNKKFFLLVNKVDSEKQDNLAAEFYSLGIDKVYQVSALVGRMIGDFLDELTSEFAVKKEGDEDPRLKIAIVGRPNVGKSSLTNALLGHDRSIVTDIPGTTRDSLDSILKYYGREIILVDTAGLRKKKRVEESIEFFSTLRSLKAIGESDVVVIVLDAMMGIEKQDQKIIDEAVRWRKGIILAVNKWDLIEKETNTAKEFEKNIRDKAGSIDYFPIIFISALTKQRIYKLIDLCISISDERKKKIPTSELNETLLPEIERNPPASTHTGKEVKIKYITQVGDHYPVFLFFTNYPKEIQEHYRRFLEKLIRKKFGFNGVAITLSFKEK; this comes from the coding sequence ATGAATACACCATTAGTAGTTATAGTAGGACGACCGAACGTCGGCAAATCAACTTTATTCAACAGGCTTGTCGGCAAACGCGACGCAATTGTAGATGACGTAAGCGGAGTAACCCGCGACCGCAATTACGGCGAAGTGGAATGGGCTGGAAAAGAATTCCGCCTGATTGATACAGGCGGGTATGTTCCAAACTCACCCGATCTTTTTGAAACCGCAATACGTGAGCAGGTAGAGATCGCAGTCGCTGAATCCGACGCAATAATTTTTCTCGTTGATGCAAAAGCCGGACTCAATCCTATGGATGTTGAGATAGCAAGAATGCTGCGTGTCTCAAACAAAAAATTTTTTCTTCTAGTAAATAAAGTTGACTCGGAAAAACAGGATAACCTCGCCGCTGAATTTTATTCGCTCGGCATTGATAAAGTTTACCAGGTCTCAGCATTAGTAGGAAGAATGATCGGCGATTTTCTGGATGAACTTACTTCCGAGTTCGCCGTTAAAAAAGAAGGTGATGAAGATCCACGATTAAAGATTGCGATAGTCGGCAGACCGAATGTTGGGAAGTCATCTTTGACTAACGCATTGCTTGGTCACGACAGAAGTATTGTAACCGATATTCCCGGAACGACAAGAGACAGTCTTGATTCGATTCTGAAATATTACGGAAGAGAAATTATTCTTGTTGACACTGCCGGATTAAGAAAGAAAAAGCGTGTCGAGGAGAGTATCGAATTCTTTTCTACTCTCAGAAGCCTTAAAGCAATAGGTGAAAGTGATGTCGTTGTAATTGTTCTTGATGCTATGATGGGAATAGAAAAACAGGACCAGAAAATAATTGATGAAGCGGTACGCTGGCGCAAGGGAATTATACTCGCTGTAAACAAGTGGGACCTTATCGAAAAAGAAACCAACACTGCAAAAGAGTTCGAGAAAAATATCAGGGATAAAGCAGGGTCGATAGATTATTTTCCTATCATATTTATTTCGGCATTAACCAAACAGCGTATTTACAAACTGATCGATCTTTGCATTTCAATCAGTGATGAGAGAAAGAAAAAAATCCCGACGAGTGAATTGAATGAAACATTGCTTCCTGAAATAGAAAGAAATCCACCAGCATCTACTCACACAGGGAAAGAAGTAAAGATAAAATACATTACACAGGTGGGGGATCATTACCCGGTTTTTCTTTTCTTCACAAATTACCCGAAGGAAATCCAGGAACATTACAGAAGATTTTTAGAGAAACTCATAAGAAAGAAATTCGGTTTTAACGGTGTTGCGATCACTCTAAGCTTTAAAGAAAAATGA
- the ruvX gene encoding Holliday junction resolvase RuvX produces the protein MPDNSSGDYKRVLAIDYGIKRIGLALSDPLQLIASPYKSIPNNPGLISELKEIIEEQSVEKIILGFPEHDKGTSTSIVKELQSFKTDLENKTGLEIIFWDETFTSSIAKDRVVASVNKKSRRRDKGLIDSNAAAIILQEFLDS, from the coding sequence ATGCCTGACAATTCTTCCGGTGATTATAAAAGAGTATTGGCAATTGATTACGGCATTAAAAGGATAGGGCTTGCATTAAGTGATCCGCTGCAGTTAATCGCTTCACCATATAAGTCGATTCCAAATAACCCCGGGCTTATTTCAGAACTGAAAGAAATTATTGAAGAACAGTCTGTCGAAAAAATAATACTTGGCTTTCCTGAACACGACAAAGGGACAAGCACATCAATAGTAAAAGAACTTCAATCCTTTAAAACAGATCTGGAAAATAAAACGGGTTTGGAAATAATTTTCTGGGATGAAACATTTACATCAAGTATTGCGAAGGATCGTGTAGTCGCATCCGTGAATAAAAAATCAAGAAGGCGTGATAAAGGATTAATAGACTCAAACGCAGCAGCAATAATTCTGCAGGAGTTTCTGGATAGCTAG
- a CDS encoding BMC domain-containing protein, producing the protein MPKAFGLVETRGLVAAIEAADAMVKTSNIKLIGKERTDPAMITIKIVGDVAAVKSAVEAGAEAARKVGEIVATHIIPQPDQQLTNLFPELDDEKLIKKTPVETVEEKPKKVVVEKSKQPEDVQVVETKTSDESAKDTIARLRKEALGEKQSSKSESDSSEMMSLDNVSLDEVESMNVHQLRHFARSVAGFPIQGREISRANRPELIKHFRQLKK; encoded by the coding sequence ATGCCTAAAGCTTTCGGGTTAGTTGAAACAAGGGGATTGGTAGCTGCAATTGAAGCTGCTGATGCTATGGTCAAAACTTCCAATATCAAATTGATAGGGAAAGAAAGAACCGATCCGGCAATGATCACTATAAAAATTGTCGGTGACGTTGCCGCAGTTAAATCTGCAGTTGAAGCTGGTGCTGAGGCTGCCAGAAAAGTCGGTGAAATAGTTGCGACACATATTATTCCTCAACCTGATCAACAGCTGACCAACCTGTTCCCTGAACTTGATGATGAAAAACTAATCAAGAAAACTCCGGTAGAGACTGTTGAAGAAAAACCAAAAAAAGTTGTAGTTGAAAAATCAAAACAGCCGGAAGATGTGCAAGTAGTTGAAACTAAAACTTCTGATGAGTCTGCAAAGGATACAATTGCAAGATTACGAAAGGAAGCATTGGGAGAAAAACAATCATCAAAGTCAGAATCTGATTCGTCCGAAATGATGTCGTTAGATAATGTATCACTTGATGAAGTTGAAAGTATGAATGTTCATCAACTCAGGCATTTTGCGAGGAGTGTAGCTGGTTTTCCGATTCAGGGAAGAGAAATATCACGTGCGAACAGACCTGAACTGATAAAACATTTTCGGCAGCTAAAAAAGTAA
- a CDS encoding CotH kinase family protein, producing the protein MKKYLYIFFVAFIFSSCETVNEVNPVKEQSTLPVVDAQINTEDYQMLLENRFGNTNVAVKLLYNDELINGNIEASGAGSRFFPKWSYSVTTLDGIIENESTFNLSAQVYDRSFTKTTLASYIFLQLGFPVFNSSEIFLILNNKNKGVYKLIERIDENFFLKRNLPVHELIKVRFEAKFSMIGQNNIHTNFDKEIPDDDNLNNLAEFFNAIDTTSSENLLTQLGKYLDIKNYLRYHAASTIIASVDGFTNNMYLYKSSSASAYQIIPWDFDRSFDPQFQPIIYGDNEIMRKLKTNPEIDSMYRNELRYICNEIFTEENLFPIIDTIYNKIKTAYYLDPHLGLAGFNLDNDIAAIKDFVVNRRRIVLDNL; encoded by the coding sequence ATGAAAAAATATCTGTATATATTTTTTGTTGCGTTTATCTTTTCATCCTGCGAGACTGTGAACGAAGTTAACCCGGTTAAAGAGCAAAGTACTCTGCCCGTTGTTGATGCACAGATAAACACAGAAGATTACCAGATGCTTCTTGAAAACAGGTTCGGCAATACAAATGTTGCGGTGAAACTTTTATATAATGACGAGTTGATAAACGGAAACATTGAAGCTTCAGGAGCTGGTTCAAGATTTTTTCCCAAATGGTCTTACTCCGTTACGACTCTTGACGGAATTATTGAAAACGAAAGTACATTTAATTTAAGCGCGCAGGTTTATGACAGGTCTTTTACGAAAACGACATTAGCATCTTACATATTTCTTCAATTAGGTTTTCCGGTTTTTAATTCTTCAGAAATATTTCTGATTCTTAACAACAAAAACAAAGGCGTTTATAAGCTCATTGAAAGAATCGATGAAAACTTTTTTCTTAAAAGAAATCTTCCTGTTCACGAATTAATTAAAGTACGGTTTGAAGCAAAGTTCAGTATGATCGGTCAGAATAATATTCACACAAATTTTGATAAAGAAATTCCAGACGATGATAACTTAAATAATCTTGCAGAATTCTTTAATGCAATCGATACAACAAGTTCAGAAAATCTTTTAACACAATTAGGAAAATATCTCGATATAAAAAACTACCTGAGGTATCACGCCGCGTCAACAATAATTGCAAGCGTTGACGGCTTTACCAACAATATGTATTTATATAAAAGTTCATCTGCTTCAGCTTATCAGATCATTCCCTGGGATTTTGACCGTTCGTTTGATCCGCAGTTTCAGCCTATCATTTATGGTGATAATGAAATTATGCGTAAGCTGAAAACTAATCCTGAAATTGATTCGATGTACAGAAATGAATTAAGATATATCTGCAATGAAATATTCACCGAAGAAAATCTGTTCCCTATCATCGATACCATTTATAACAAAATAAAAACTGCATATTATCTTGATCCGCATCTTGGACTCGCGGGTTTCAATCTTGACAATGATATTGCAGCCATAAAAGATTTTGTAGTAAACAGAAGACGTATTGTTCTCGATAATCTATAG